From one Gracilibacillus salinarum genomic stretch:
- a CDS encoding carbohydrate ABC transporter permease codes for MQSNTKQNLWGYLFIGPFIIGFLAFTIIPIITSFYLSFTSYDLFSAPQWIGFDNFKEMFTDDPRYLHSLKITIIYVFAGVPLRLLFALVVAMLLNTASRAVGLYRTLYYLPSLIGGSVAVAIMWRNIFGDEGVVNLALMSMGIDPVRWFGDPTAALWMLIFLSIWQFGSSMLIFLAGLKSIPQSYYEAASVDGANYFQKFFKITVPMLSPVILFNAIMQTISAFMTFVPAYIISKGTGGPLDGTLLYSLYLFKQGFEFFSMGYASAMAWIMLIIIAIFTSIIFMSSRFWVHYESEGGK; via the coding sequence ATGCAATCAAACACGAAACAAAACTTATGGGGATATCTGTTTATTGGACCATTTATTATTGGTTTCCTAGCATTTACCATTATTCCGATAATTACATCGTTTTATTTATCATTTACCTCCTATGATTTATTTTCTGCACCACAATGGATAGGGTTTGATAACTTTAAGGAAATGTTTACAGATGATCCGCGATATTTACATTCATTAAAAATAACCATTATTTATGTATTTGCTGGTGTACCGTTACGATTACTATTTGCATTGGTTGTAGCGATGCTGCTTAATACAGCCTCAAGAGCAGTAGGGTTATACCGCACTCTCTACTATTTACCTTCATTAATCGGTGGAAGTGTTGCTGTTGCCATTATGTGGCGTAATATTTTTGGTGATGAGGGAGTAGTCAACCTGGCTTTAATGTCGATGGGAATTGATCCAGTCAGATGGTTTGGCGATCCTACTGCTGCATTATGGATGCTGATTTTCTTATCCATCTGGCAATTTGGTTCATCCATGTTAATTTTTCTCGCTGGTTTGAAGTCTATTCCACAAAGCTATTATGAAGCGGCAAGTGTAGATGGGGCGAATTATTTCCAGAAATTTTTCAAGATTACAGTTCCCATGCTAAGCCCGGTAATTCTATTTAATGCAATAATGCAAACGATTTCTGCTTTTATGACGTTTGTTCCAGCATATATTATTTCCAAAGGTACTGGTGGACCGCTAGATGGAACATTGCTCTATTCATTGTACTTATTTAAACAAGGTTTTGAATTTTTCTCTATGGGTTATGCGTCTGCTATGGCTTGGATTATGCTAATCATTATTGCCATTTTTACATCCATCATCTTCATGTCATCAAGATTTTGGGTTCACTATGAGTCAGAAGGAGGCAAATAA